Part of the Desulfolutivibrio sulfoxidireducens genome is shown below.
TCCGGATTATTAGCCCCTGTCGATGCTGGGGCGCTGTTCCCATGCATGTTCGATGTCTCGGCCATCCTGAAAGAGCGGTCTGATTACATGGGCGTGATCGATGGGGCAACCGCTGACGGCGCAATTGTCAAGGCTGGACCCATTGGACAGTACTCTTCGCCTCCGGCTGTCGCGGCGGACAGTGCTCGCTACGCGGTGACGAAGGCCCAATGGATGCAGGAATTTTTTCATACAGCCACAACTCCAATCGGCCACGGCTTCAATCTGGTTGACCCTTCAAAAATTGAAAATGGTTTTGCCTGTTATAGTTTTGTCCCGAAGTCCGATATTCCGCTTAAGATTATCGTGCTGGATGATACCCAGTCGGATACCGACGGCTCCCACGATTTCCACGCACATGGATTCCTTGACGCCGAACGTTGGGGCTGGCTTCAGGATGAGCTTGCTGCTGGCCAGACGGCCAACCAGTTGATGATCATCGCCGCCCACATACCGATCGGTGTTACCCCCATCGGTTCCGATATGGAATGGTGGGAGTCTGACAAAGACCCGAACGCCACGGAACAAAATACCGTCTCTTTGAACGGATTAGTGAACGAACTCTGGAACACTCCGAATCTTCTCATGTGGATATCGGGGCATCGCCATTTTAATACAATCAAAGCATTTCCATCACCCAATCCCAACACCCCTCAAAATGGCTTTTGGCAAGTCGAAACCTCTTCACTTAGGGATTTTCCCCAACAGTTTCGAACATTCACGATACACCTGAATACAGACTATACCGTGTCCATCGTTGCAACCAACGTCGATCCGGCGGTGGCTGATGGAACGCCGGCCGCAACATCACGTTATTACTCCATTGCAACGGAACAAATACTGCAAAATAACATTACTCCTAATACGCCGAATCTTAACAACTACAATGGTATTACTCTCGAGACAATGGATCCTAGTCGAGCGCAGAATGGCGCTTTGGATCTGACTATCAAATGGCCCCTGGTGACTGGATATGGGCCGTTTCCATCCTTACAAAGCGGCTTGTATGGTTCTCCTGTTACTAAAACAAATTCGTACCCGTCGAGCAATGCAGAGCTTTTCAAGCAGTTGAGTCCGACAATGATCGACGTTCTGAAGAAAAGGTTTCCCTAGGGGAGACATGACGGGTTCCCTTGGGTTGCTTCTCTTGACACCCTGACTGGATATGGTGGCAAGCCGGTAAGGTGCTGGGAGAAGGTCGCCAATTTGAAGGAAATGACCCACGCCAACCAACTTCCCAGTGAGGTGGCTCCGTTTGGTTGGACAGTTTTGCGGCGAGGTTAAGCTATAGTCCGGTTGCTGCTCATGCCGCCTTCGAGGCCGATTGGCCTTCTCGGTATACATCCATGGGCCGACGACCGTCAAAAGCCGTATGCGGTCGCAGCTCATTGTAAAAACGGACCCAGTTTCCAATCGCCTGCCGGGCCTGGCTGCCGGTTTCCAACTCTCGCAGGTAGATGCACTCCCATTTCACCGAGCGCCACAGGCGTTCGATGAAGACATTGTCCATCCACCGGCCCTTGCCATCCATGGAAATGGATACGTCGGCGTCCTTGAGGGTCTGGGTGAATTCCTGGCTGGTAAATTGTGACCCCTGGTCCGTGTTGAAGATTTCCGGAACACCATATCTCTCCATGGCTTCTTCCAAGGCGGCCACGCAGAAATCCGTATCCATGGTGTTGGACAACTGCCAGGACAGCACCGCCCGGCTGTGCCAGTCCATGATCGCCACCAGATACAGGAATCCTCGATTCATTGGCACATACGTGATATCGGCGCACCACACGTGCTCCGGTCGATCAATCTGTAAACCACGCAGCAGGTATGGGTAAACCTTGTGCTCAGGATGCGGGACGCTGGTCCTTGGTTTCTGATAAATGGCCATCAGCCCCATCTTGCGCATCAAGCGCCGGACTCGAGCACGCCCCACCGCGATGCCCTGATTGTTTAAGTGCCGTTGCATCTGGCGTGACCCGTAAAACGGCGTCTCCAAAAATTGCTCGTCAATACGCCGCATCAGCTCGAGATTTACGACCTTTTCACCCGTAGGGCGATGATACCATGTCGACCTGGCCAGCCCGAGCATCCGGCACTGGCGGGAAATACTGAGTCGAGGATGATCACGATCAACCATCCCACGCCTTCGCTGGCGACTCACCGTTTTGCGAAGGCTCGCTCTAAAAAATCCTTTTCCACCGTGAGTTGGCCGATCTTGGCGTGCAATTCCTTGATCTGGGCAGCGGCATCTTTTTCCACGGCCGCCGTTTTCCCGGAAAAGGACGCCACCATGCCTTCCTTGGCCTGACGCTTCCAGCCCGCGATCACCGTTTGGTGTACGTCGTACTTGCTGGCCAACTCGCTCAAGGTCAACTCGCCGGACAGGGCTTCAAGCGCCACCTTGGCCTTAAACTCAGCCGAAAACTTCCGTCGCTTGGACATCGGAAACTATCCTCCTCGCTTGAGGACCATAGCTTAACCGACTGTCCAATTTTCCGCGACCACCTCACCTTTTTCTCTTACCTCTTGCCCTTGGTCTTCGATCTGTGATAAATTTTAAGTATTGCCATCTAGTCAGTCCGTTCAGCGATCCTGCACGAGGGGTGGGCGTGAGCTGCGGGCGTGGGCCTCGCAGGGAGCCGTCATGAAAGTTCCTTCCGTGGATGTTTCCACGATCTTCACCCGCTATGATCTGGACCTTGAAGTGGCGAGGCAAAAAGCCCGCACTGTGTCGCAGGATGTTCTCCTGCAACGGGTTGCCGAATGCGTCGTGACCGGCGACGAGGAGGGAGTCGAGGCCGCGGTCCTGGAGGCCTTGAAGTCCAAGCAACCGTTGGAGGTCATCGACAGCGGCATGATCCCGGGCATGCGCGAGGTCAGCCGGCTCTGGGAGTTGGGGACCTATTTCCTGCCCCAGGTCATCTTGTCTTCCGACGCGATGATTGCGGGCATCGCCCTGTGCGAGCGCGAGCTGGGCCGGGCCGTGCTCAAGAAGGCCAAGGTGGTCACCCACACGGCGGAAGGCGACATCCACGACATCGGACAGGTGATCGTCAACGCGCTGCTCAACGCCGCTGGCTTCGAGGTCGTCAACCTGGGGGCGGACGTGCCCGTGGAGACCGTGATCGAGGCCTGCGTGGTGCACAAGCCGGTCCTGGTCACGGGCACGGCCCTGATGACCACGACCATGACCGCCTTTCCCAAGATCGCGGCGAAGCTCAAACAGGCTGGCATCTCCATTCCATTTGTCTGCGGTGGCGGGGCGGTCAGCGAGGAATTCGTGACCAGCTTCGACCAGGGCATCTGGGGCAAGGAGGCCGGCCAGGCCCCGGCCATGGCCGAGGACGCGCTCCGT
Proteins encoded:
- a CDS encoding cobalamin B12-binding domain-containing protein, with product MKVPSVDVSTIFTRYDLDLEVARQKARTVSQDVLLQRVAECVVTGDEEGVEAAVLEALKSKQPLEVIDSGMIPGMREVSRLWELGTYFLPQVILSSDAMIAGIALCERELGRAVLKKAKVVTHTAEGDIHDIGQVIVNALLNAAGFEVVNLGADVPVETVIEACVVHKPVLVTGTALMTTTMTAFPKIAAKLKQAGISIPFVCGGGAVSEEFVTSFDQGIWGKEAGQAPAMAEDALRGLDWKAMRAKWNG
- a CDS encoding TIGR03768 family metallophosphoesterase, translated to MANGDSKRPGGILPIDDLNMVKPITRRKFMKYSVGMAAALYLGRSISGSAGASVNGQVPTYPIDSTVLTTKDRVLVFPAISPGLTASQLSQISQYSTYGYGNYTFGPGLENVQRTDIMPNGYSNASPQRLHQLSSFFSFTDVHITDKESPNQVIYTQQVDPFCFANSSIYSPVMMCTTQVLDAAIQTINALHKTTPFDFGISLGDVSNTSQHNELRWYIDVIDGQVITPCSGDLRGNLTIDYQKTFQAAGLDPSIPWYQTLGNHDHFWMGILPVDADSTLGLRQSYITDNVMASGLLAPVDAGALFPCMFDVSAILKERSDYMGVIDGATADGAIVKAGPIGQYSSPPAVAADSARYAVTKAQWMQEFFHTATTPIGHGFNLVDPSKIENGFACYSFVPKSDIPLKIIVLDDTQSDTDGSHDFHAHGFLDAERWGWLQDELAAGQTANQLMIIAAHIPIGVTPIGSDMEWWESDKDPNATEQNTVSLNGLVNELWNTPNLLMWISGHRHFNTIKAFPSPNPNTPQNGFWQVETSSLRDFPQQFRTFTIHLNTDYTVSIVATNVDPAVADGTPAATSRYYSIATEQILQNNITPNTPNLNNYNGITLETMDPSRAQNGALDLTIKWPLVTGYGPFPSLQSGLYGSPVTKTNSYPSSNAELFKQLSPTMIDVLKKRFP
- a CDS encoding IS3 family transposase (programmed frameshift), producing MSKRRKFSAEFKAKVALEALSGELTLSELASKYDVHQTVIAGWKRQAKEGMVASFSGKTAAVEKDAAAQIKELHAKIGQLTVEKDFLERAFKTVSRQRRRGMVDRDHPRLSISRQCRMLGLARSTWYHRPTGEKVVNLELMRRIDEQFLETPFYGSRQMQRHLNNQGIAVGRARVRRLMRKMGLMAIYQKPRTSVPHPEHKVYPYLLRGLQIDRPEHVWCADITYVPMNRGFLYLVAIMDWHSRAVLSWQLSNTMDTDFCVAALEEAMERYGVPEIFNTDQGSQFTSQEFTQTLKDADVSISMDGKGRWMDNVFIERLWRSVKWECIYLRELETGSQARQAIGNWVRFYNELRPHTAFDGRRPMDVYREGQSASKAA